Genomic window (Deltaproteobacteria bacterium):
GCAAAGTCAGGACGGCCTCCGCCGCTTCCCCCCACGATGCGGGCCAGGCGTTTCATGAGCTCGCCCGCATGGATCCTCGAGACGAGATCCTTGCTCACCGAGGCCACGAGCAGGGCCTTGCCGTCCCCTGCGGCCCCGAGGACCGCGATTCCGGTTCCGAGGCGGTCCCGGACGCGGTCCGCGGTCTCGCGGAGGGTCTTGGGATCACTTGCATCGAAAGTGCTGGCCACGACCCGGATCCCGCGGACGAGCCTGGCAGAGGTGACTGCGGCCTCGATGTCGAATCGGGCGGTCCGGGTAAGGGCCTTTTCCAGTTCCTTTTCCAGTTCCTTGACCCGTTCCCTGAGGCGGGCGACTCGGTGCACCACCTCGGAACGCGGGCATTTGAGCCCAGCGGCGAGGTCCGCCCATTCCCGATCCTGGGCGTGGAGCGCCTCCAGGGCGACCCGTCCGGTTACAGCCTCTATCCGGCGGACACCTGCCTGGATGCCTGATTCGGCAAGGATGCGGAAGAGGCCGATCCCGCCTGTCTGTCGCATGTGGGTCCCGCCGCAGAGCTCCATGCTGAGGCCTGGGATCGAGACGACCCGGACGCGTTCGCCGTATTTTTCCCCGAACAGGGCAATAGCCCCCTTCTTCATGGCCTCGTCGCGGGAGAGGACCTCAGTGACGACCGGGCGGTTGGCCCGGATCCCGCGGTTGACGATCTCCTCGACCCGGTGGATCTCCTCGGGGCTGAGGGCCGACAGGTGGGTGAAGTCGAAGCGGAGGCGCTGGGGCCCAACAGACGAACCGGCCTGTTTCACATGGTCGCCAAGGACCTCCCTGAGGGCCGCATGGAGGAGATGTGTGGCAGTGTGGTTGCGGGCGGTGTCGAGCCTCCTGCCTTCAAGGACCCGAAGCTCAGCCTCTTCGCCCGCTCGGAGTTCGCCCTCCACCACCTCGACGATGTGGACGATGAGATCCCCCCTTTTGATCGTGTCATGGACGACGGCCCTGCCGCCGAAGGAGACGATCTCCCCAGTGTCCCCAACCTGACCGCCGGATTCGGGGTAAAATGGGGTCCTGGACGCCACCAGCTCCCCTTTCCAGCCAGTGGCCGCCCTGTCGACAGATCGGCCGGCGTCCGCCACAAGGGCCATGATCTCCGATCGGGCCTGGAGGGTCTCGTAGCCGACGAATTCCGCGCCGCCGCCCCCTTCCGCAAGCCTCCTGTAGACCTCGGGGATCTCTTCCAGGGTCGTTTGACGGTGCGCGCTCCTCGATCTCGCCTTCTGTTCGGCCATGGCCCTTTCGAATCCATCCCGGTCGAGGTCCAGGCCTTCCTCCCGGGCCACGTCCTGGACGATATCCACAGGAAATCCATAAGTGTCGTAGAGCCTGAAGGCGAATGCACCGGAGATGACGGGTGTGGAATTTCCAGGGACCCGGAGGCGGGCGATCTCTTCCTCAAGGAGGCGGAGTCCGAACTCGAGGGTCTCCCCAAAACGGGTCTCCTCATGGGTGACCATTTTTTCTATGGCGCCCTGGGAGGCGGCAAGCTCGGGATAGACGTCCGACATGAGACGAACCACCTCTAAGCAGACCTTTGCGAGAAACGGTCTTTCGAGGCCGAGGACCCGTCCGTACCGCACGGCCCGGCGCATGATCCGTCTCAAAACGTATCCCCTGCCTTCGTTTGAAGGGACTACCCCGTCGGCCACAAGAAAGGCCGCGGCCCTGGCGTGGTCCGAGATCACCCGCATGGCAACCGCATCCCGGCCGCCCGCTGCGTAAGACCTCCCAGAGAGCCTCTCCACTGCCTCGATCAGGGGTCTGAATGCGTCGGCGTCGAAGTTGTTGGTCTTTCCCTGGCAGACCGCTGCGATCCGCTCGAGGCCCATGCCGGTGTCGATGCTTTTTCTGGGCAGGGGGGAGATGTCCCCGCTTTCATTCCGGAAGAACTGCATGAAGACCAGGTTCCAGATCTCGAGGAAACGGTCGCAGTCGCAGCCTACGGCGCAGTCCGGGGAACCGCAGCCTGTCTCCGGGCCCTGGTCGTAGATGATCTCGGAGCAGGGTCCGCAGGGACCGGTGTCGCCCATGGCCCAGAAATTGTCCTTTTCCCCGAGCCGGACGATGCGTTCCGGCAGGACGCCTGCTACCTCCCTCCAGAGATCAGCTGCCTCGTCGTCGTCCTGAAAGACCGTGACCCAGAGCCTGTCAGGCGGTAGTTCGAGGACCCGGGTCAGGAATTCCCATGCGTAGGAGATGGCCTCCCGCTTGAAGTAGTCCCCGAAGGAGAAGTTTCCGAGCATCTCGAAAAAGGTGTGGTGGCGGGCGGTGTAGCCGACGTTCTCGAGGTCGTTGTGTTTTCCTCCGGCCCGGACGCACTTCTGGCAGGAGGCGGCCCGGGAATAAGGCCGGTGCTCGTCTCCGAGGAAGACGTGTTTGAACTGGACCATCCCTGCGTTCGTGAAGAGGAGGGTGGGGTCGTCGTGGGGGACAAGGGATGAACTCGGCACGATCTCGTGCCCTCGCCCGGCGAAGAATTCGAGGAAGAGGCGCCTTATTTCGGAAGATGAGAGGGGTCGCACTGCCTTACGCCTCAGGTTTTTCGTCCGGAGACGGGGCGGATGCGGCCTTGATCCCGTAAGCGGATCGGATCTCGGAGGCGATGGCTTCGGCGACGTCAGGATGGGTCTTGAGGAAGGCCCGGACGTTTTCCCTGCCCTGGCCGAGGCGCTCACCCTTGTACGAGTACCAGGCCCCGCTCTTTTCGATGATGTCAACAGCGCTCGCCAGGTCGATGAGGGTGCCCTCCTGGGAGATCCCCTCGCCATAATATATGTCGAATTCCGCCTCCTTGAAGGGAGGGGCGATCTTGTTCTTGACGATCTTTACCTTGGTCCGGTTGCCGATCACGTCTGGTCCCTCCTTGATGGAGGCGACCCGCCGGATGTCCATGCGCATAGTGGAGTAAAACTTGAGGGCGCTGCCGCCCGTCGTGGTCTCCGGGCTTCCGAACATGACCCCGATCTTCATGCGGATCTGGTTGATGAAGATGAGGGCGGTCTGGGTCCGGCTGATGTTTCCGGTGAGTTTGCGCAGGGCCTGGGACATGAGCCTGGCCTGGAGCCCCACGTGCTGGTCCCCCATCTCGCCGTCGATCTCGGCCTTGGGTACGAGGGCCGCAACAGAGTCCACCACTATGATGTCGAGGGCCCCGCTCCGGACGAGTGAGTCCACGATCTCGAGGGCCTGTTCCCCGAAATCTGGCTGGGAGATGAGAAGCTCGTCCGTGTTCACGCCGAGCTTCCTGGCATAGACCGGGTCCAGGGCGTGTTCCGCGTCCACGAAGGCCGCAAGCCCTCCGAGCTTCTGGGCCTCGGCGATCATGTGGAGGGCAAGGGTGGTCTTGCCCGAGGACTCGGGGCCGAAGATCTCGATGATCCTCCCACGTGGAATGCCCCCTACACCAGTGGCCATGTCCACTGCAAGGGAACCGGTGGGGATGACGGCGATGTCCTCCACACCTCCCTTTTCTCCGAGGCGCATGATGGCCCCCTGCCCGAACTGCTTCTGGATCTGGGAGATAGCGATGTCCACCGCCCGCTTCCTGTCTTTTATCGTGGGTTCTGCCATGGCGAACATTCCTTTCCTGATGGCATCTTAAAAGGTCCCTGAATCCGTGAGCCGACGTTCGGGGTATTTGTTTTGTGCGGCAAATGGCCCCCCGTCCATGGGGGCAGATTTGCCGTTCGAGCCCCGTCCATGGGCGCCTCCATCCACAAACACCCCGACA
Coding sequences:
- the alaS gene encoding alanine--tRNA ligase — encoded protein: MRPLSSSEIRRLFLEFFAGRGHEIVPSSSLVPHDDPTLLFTNAGMVQFKHVFLGDEHRPYSRAASCQKCVRAGGKHNDLENVGYTARHHTFFEMLGNFSFGDYFKREAISYAWEFLTRVLELPPDRLWVTVFQDDDEAADLWREVAGVLPERIVRLGEKDNFWAMGDTGPCGPCSEIIYDQGPETGCGSPDCAVGCDCDRFLEIWNLVFMQFFRNESGDISPLPRKSIDTGMGLERIAAVCQGKTNNFDADAFRPLIEAVERLSGRSYAAGGRDAVAMRVISDHARAAAFLVADGVVPSNEGRGYVLRRIMRRAVRYGRVLGLERPFLAKVCLEVVRLMSDVYPELAASQGAIEKMVTHEETRFGETLEFGLRLLEEEIARLRVPGNSTPVISGAFAFRLYDTYGFPVDIVQDVAREEGLDLDRDGFERAMAEQKARSRSAHRQTTLEEIPEVYRRLAEGGGGAEFVGYETLQARSEIMALVADAGRSVDRAATGWKGELVASRTPFYPESGGQVGDTGEIVSFGGRAVVHDTIKRGDLIVHIVEVVEGELRAGEEAELRVLEGRRLDTARNHTATHLLHAALREVLGDHVKQAGSSVGPQRLRFDFTHLSALSPEEIHRVEEIVNRGIRANRPVVTEVLSRDEAMKKGAIALFGEKYGERVRVVSIPGLSMELCGGTHMRQTGGIGLFRILAESGIQAGVRRIEAVTGRVALEALHAQDREWADLAAGLKCPRSEVVHRVARLRERVKELEKELEKALTRTARFDIEAAVTSARLVRGIRVVASTFDASDPKTLRETADRVRDRLGTGIAVLGAAGDGKALLVASVSKDLVSRIHAGELMKRLARIVGGSGGGRPDFAQAGGPEGGKLAEAMDCVPAVIEEILAG
- the recA gene encoding recombinase RecA; translation: MAEPTIKDRKRAVDIAISQIQKQFGQGAIMRLGEKGGVEDIAVIPTGSLAVDMATGVGGIPRGRIIEIFGPESSGKTTLALHMIAEAQKLGGLAAFVDAEHALDPVYARKLGVNTDELLISQPDFGEQALEIVDSLVRSGALDIIVVDSVAALVPKAEIDGEMGDQHVGLQARLMSQALRKLTGNISRTQTALIFINQIRMKIGVMFGSPETTTGGSALKFYSTMRMDIRRVASIKEGPDVIGNRTKVKIVKNKIAPPFKEAEFDIYYGEGISQEGTLIDLASAVDIIEKSGAWYSYKGERLGQGRENVRAFLKTHPDVAEAIASEIRSAYGIKAASAPSPDEKPEA